A stretch of Gossypium hirsutum isolate 1008001.06 chromosome A06, Gossypium_hirsutum_v2.1, whole genome shotgun sequence DNA encodes these proteins:
- the LOC107961761 gene encoding fasciclin-like arabinogalactan protein 3: MGVSANANTGAFLVFFIAAILLALSTTCTALNITKSLAPYSDYSTLSDLFSKTKLTDAINRRQTITILALDNNSIQSITDRSSDELRKILMNHIILDYYDRQKIQKLGKKSALLTTLYQTTGSAINQQGFVNITRIARGEVVFGSAVKGAHLVGKLLGSVISQPFNLSVLHISTPIVAPGFGDAILAPPPPPGSSKPPAAAPKKSPSSPGPSEEEEDEDEAESPSPSESPAESPGKAKAKSRSKSPPEPDSDDDDDAEEPTPSASSRVVWLRVGVAAVIGLIASLVAL, translated from the coding sequence ATGGGTGTGAGTGCGAATGCCAATACCGGAGCCTTCCTCGTCTTCTTCATCGCTGCAATCTTGCTGGCCTTGTCCACTACCTGTACAGCTTTAAACATCACTAAGTCGCTTGCGCCGTACTCTGATTACAGCACTCTCAGCGATCTTTTCAGTAAGACCAAGCTGACTGATGCTATAAACCGTCGCCAGACCATTACCATACTAGCCCTGGACAATAATTCCATCCAATCCATCACAGACAGGTCCAGCGATGAACTGAGGAAGATTCTCATGAATCACATTATCCTCGACTATTACGATAGGCAAAAGATCCAAAAGCTGGGGAAGAAGAGCGCCCTCCTCACCACCTTGTATCAAACCACTGGTTCCGCTATAAATCAACAAGGTTTCGTCAACATTACCAGGATAGCACGGGGTGAGGTTGTATTTGGCTCCGCCGTGAAGGGTGCACACCTAGTTGGTAAGCTTTTGGGGTCTGTCATCTCCCAGCCTTTCAACTTATCTGTGCTTCACATTAGCACACCCATTGTAGCTCCTGGCTTCGGCGATGCCATCCTTGCTCCTCCTCCACCCCCGGGTTCTTCCAAGCCCCCGGCCGCTGCTCCCAAGAAGTCCCCCAGTTCCCCTGGTCCATCGGAGGAAGAGGAGGATGAAGATGAAGCGGAGTCCCCTTCACCATCAGAATCGCCGGCTGAATCTCCCGGGAAGGCGAAGGCGAAGTCCAGGTCGAAATCGCCTCCTGAGCCCGATTCCGACGACGACGATGACGCTGAAGAGCCTACGCCTTCAGCTTCTTCTAGAGTAGTGTGGTTAAGGGTAGGCGTTGCAGCGGTTATAGGATTGATCGCAAGTTTAGTAGCATTATGA